The following DNA comes from Methanosarcina vacuolata Z-761.
TATAACGAATTTAGATCTACTGAATTATTTGTTTACTTAAAAGTGGCTTTGGAGATATTACATACCTCACAATTCGAGTCACAGCAGTATTCTTCTTCATTTCCTTCATCCGGAAATTCGGATGTAAGTGCTCTTGTGCTTTCAGCGAGTACCGCGGCATTGGAGATGGATGCTCCTATCATAATTGCATAAAATATTTTTTCTTTGCTAATTCCTTTCCGTTTTGCGACTCTAATATGCATTTTCAGGCAATGCTCGCAGCGAAGGGCAGAAGCTACACCTATCGCGATAAGTTCAACTGTCTCTGGGTCGAGGTTCTTGAATCCCCTCATTATAGAGTTTTCGTAAAGCGTTTTTGGGATGAAAATCTCCGGGAGATCTTTCATGAAGTTCATTATATATGGGACTTCACCATACTGATTCCGGA
Coding sequences within:
- a CDS encoding carboxymuconolactone decarboxylase family protein, whose amino-acid sequence is MELEDIVEILKKDPEKAVPELLEDVRNQYGEVPYIMNFMKDLPEIFIPKTLYENSIMRGFKNLDPETVELIAIGVASALRCEHCLKMHIRVAKRKGISKEKIFYAIMIGASISNAAVLAESTRALTSEFPDEGNEEEYCCDSNCEVCNISKATFK